The nucleotide window CGCCTCGGCGTCCACGCACGGGTAGGACTGCCGGTACAGGTACCCCCGCCAGGGCTCCCCGCCGACCACCTCGAAGCCCGAGTTGAACTCGAACTGGGCGACCGCCTCCCCGTCCTCGTTCGCCGCCACGAACTCGCTCCACTCGGCGTCGTAGTTGTCGTCCTTGACCTGATCCGTGGTCACCACCTCGGTGCGCGTCGCGGTCGACGAGGTGACCGTGCTCAGGATCAGATCGAGCACGCCGGACAGCTCCGCCGGGCCGTCGACGAAGATCGCGCCGTTCGGGCGGCCGTCGCCGTCCTCGCCGCCGCAGGAGTCGTCCACCGTCTCGTCGCTGCACAGGTCCGACAGCGGCGTGGTGCCGCGCCACGGCGGCTGGGTCGTGTAGTCCTCGGGCCAGCCCGCCAGGGCGAGCTCGTTGAGGAACTGCCTCGGGGTGAGGAACTTGTCGGCCGTGCAGTCGGCGTCATCCCCCGCGTCGATGGTGGCGATCTGGATGCACCGCTCGTCGCCGGGCACGCAGATCGTCTCCCCGGTCACGACGTCCTCCACCAGCTCCGGCGTGCAGTAGACCTCCCCCTTCTTGGCGGCGTTGAAGCCGACGACCACGAAGTACATGTTCTCCACGGTCGCCGTGGGCAAGGTGAGCTCTTCGAGCAGCGCCTCGAGCTCGACCACCTCCTGCTTCGAGGAGTTCCACGGGCAGGAATAGGGTTCCGCGGGCACGACCGCCGTGTCGCCCGGAGCGGGCGGGGGGTTCGTCGCGCAGTAGTCCTCCGGGAACTCGAACGCCTGGTTGGGCTGGCCGTCGCTGATGAAGATCACGACCTTCGGGCGACAGTTGTAGAACAGATCGCTGCCGCCCCGCCCCGCCGGGAGCGCGCCCACCTCGTTGCCGAAGAAGTGCCCGACGTCATCGAGCAGGGCGCCGACCGGAGAGCAGTAGAGGGGCTCCGTCGTCGCGAGAACGTCGCGCGCGGCCTTGTTCGAGGACTCCATGTCGTCGGAGAGCACCGCGAGGCCGCCCACCGCGTTGTCGTTCCGGGCGCGGGCTCCGGCGTTCCACGTGCAGCCGGCGCCGGGCAGCTCCGGCAGACCGGACCACTTCTTGCAATTCCACTTCCGGCTCGCGCCGTAGTCGAACCACCCGATGTGCGCCGGAACCTCGCCGGTCAGGGGATCGGCCTCCCCGGACGTGGAGAGCGGCGACGGCTTGTTGTCGTAGGTCATGATGCCGAACCGCGCCAGCGTGCGGTAGCGTTCCAGTATTCCGTTGGCCGAGCGCGCCTTCGCCCGGGTGTGGTAGTTGAAGCAGATGCCGGTCGTGGGGTCGTAGTTGATCTCCTCCTCGCCGTCGCCGTCGTAGTCGAAGTTGTTCTTGCACCAGTGCCCGGACGCGGTGACGGTTCCGCTGAGATCCGCGATGACCGCCTCCGAGCCGATGCACTGCCCGTAGGTCGGGTGCCAGTCTTCGTCGCTGCACGAGATCGCCCGGAAGTGGTCGGACGGGGAGGACGTGTACTCGGAAATGTTGGCCGGGATGCTGTCCCTGTCCGCGAGGGTGTCGTACTGGAGCCCGGGCCGGCTCTCGGGCTCCTCGACGAAACAGTGGAAGTCGTCCGAGGGGATCGATCCGAGCATCACGTCGAGAAGCTGCTGCCACGACGTCTGCCGCGGCGACTCCGCGGTGTTCGCGTCGACGCACGCGTTGTGGGCGGCGGCCTCCCGCGCCATGGCGCCCGGGAATTCGCTCGTCGCGGGGGGGATCTCGAACTCCTCGAGCTGGAGCCAGTCCATGCTGCGCGACGAGTCGATCACCAGGAGCACGTTCGGGTTGACCAGCTTGCCCGTGATCTGGGCGAGAGCCGGCGTCCCAGCGGAGAGCCCGGCGGCGGCCAGGAGCAGCGCCGCATTCCATTTCCCGATCGTCATGCGATCACCTCTTTCACTTGCCGAACACGCTGACGGGTCCGACCGTCATCCTTCCCTTGCCCACTGCGCGGCCGAGCTCGAACTGGGGCGAAGGGACATCGCTCGTGGTCCGTGAGCCGTAGGACGCGGTCGCCTCGACCGTGAACGCGTACCAGCCGTAGTTCTGATCGTCGAAGCACGAGAACCCGGGCGGGCACGGCCCGACCTCGGGGTTGTAGTGCCTCACGGCGGTCATGACGTCCACGCCGTACAGGTCGACGTCGCCGTCCTCCGAGCCCTCGTACATCTCGCGGAACAGCCCCGGCGTGGACAGGAACGCGATGCACCCCGCGGGCGCGCCGGTCGCCGTGCACGTCGACTCCACGCCGTACAGGTCCGTGTTGAGCGGAATCTCGTAGCTGTCGTCGTCGACGCCGCCGTCCGCCATCGCCTCGGCCTCCGTGGAGAGGAACTGGTACTCGTAGTAGTCCGACGAGACCCGCAGATCCGTGGCGACCAGCGCCAGCGCACCCTCGACGAGATCCCCCGCCTGGGTGGCGTCGAGGTACGCGCCCGACGACCGCAGCTCGGCCTGCGTGTGCCGCATGGCGAGGATCCCGAAGCCCGTGAACATGATGATCAGGAGCAGGACGATGATCATCACGTACCCGGCCTCCCCGCGCCGCCGCCCTCCGACCTTCCTTCCTTCGAGCACCATTCGCATCAGCTCCCGCGCCTTGCGGCGACCGTCAATCCAGGTTGACCACTATGTCCTTGAACGACGCCATCCGCGCCGCGATGTTCGGCATCGCCACCTCGGTGACGACCGTTCGCACCTTGTACGCGCCGACGTCCGCGCAGTCCCCGTCGCCGGTGAGGGGCGGCGCCGCCACGTTGTAGAAGAGGGCGAAATTGTTCGCGTCGCCCTTCAGGGTGGACCAGTACGTCCCGCACTGGTCCGCGGGGACCTTCATGACCTCCTGGTCCGTCTTCTCCGTTCGCACCCCGAGCCGGATCACGGCCGAGCGCACCTGCTCCGCCCCGAGGATGGTTTCCGCGGTGATCATGCAGCCGAGGTGCTGGGTCTCCGCGCTCAGGCACCCGGCCGCCCCGGAGACGAACAGCTCCGCTTCGTCGCACGGCAGCATCCGCGCTGCGGACAGGGCGGACAGATCATAGTACAGCGGCGCGGCCCACTGGGTCCCGGTCGCCTGGTAGGTGTTGCGGAACCAGACCTGGAAGTCGGTGACGTAGTCCGCGATGATCTTCAGCGAGGCCTCTATCGGCGGAGCCGGATCGTCGCCGAGGATGGCGCTCGCCGTGCAGTCCGAGAAGCCGTCGTTGGTGATCTGGTCGAAGTCGACGAAGTACCGGACCAGGGCGTTGTGATCGCCGACGCTCTTCACGGTGAACAGCGCGGCCTGGTTCGCGGCGGCGTGCACGAGCTGCCCCGACGCGAAGGCGCTCGGACCGTCCGCGAAGAGCTCGCCGTCCTCCAGGGTGAGCTCGCAGCCGCACGCGTCCTCGTCCTCGATGTCGTCCCTTCCCTCGCAGGCGACCGTCGCGATCCGGGCGTCCGCGGTCTGCCCGTTGGGCGCGAACAGGTGGAGGAAGGCGTAGGCCGGGTTGAACTCGGTGACGCAATCCTCCACCGTCTCGAACGGCTGCACGATGGACACCGCCGCGCTGGATCCGCTCGCGTCGACGTACGCCTGATAGGTGTTGGACGACGCGAAGCTGCCGACGATCACGACCGAGTCCGTGGCGTCGTTGTCCTCGCGGTTCAGGTGGACGACGGCCGGCCTGTAGTACGCGTGCTGGCTGAGCTCGTCCTTCGCCACCATCGAGTCCGGATCGCGTGCCGGGTTCGGGGAGGTGTTCATCCCGGCGCGCTGGAAGTCGGCGGAGAGCATCTCGAGGCCGATGCGGGCGCGCTGCATCGCCTCGGTCTCCATCTGCTGCTTCGTGGTGTCGTGCCCGATGGCGCGGGTCAGGATGTAGAGCTGCGACACGACGATCGCGCCGATGATCAGCGCCACGAGCATCTCCATCAACGTGAACCCGCGCTCGGCTCTCAAGACCGGCCTCCCTTCTACGAATCC belongs to Pseudomonadota bacterium and includes:
- a CDS encoding type II secretion system GspH family protein; amino-acid sequence: MRAERGFTLMEMLVALIIGAIVVSQLYILTRAIGHDTTKQQMETEAMQRARIGLEMLSADFQRAGMNTSPNPARDPDSMVAKDELSQHAYYRPAVVHLNREDNDATDSVVIVGSFASSNTYQAYVDASGSSAAVSIVQPFETVEDCVTEFNPAYAFLHLFAPNGQTADARIATVACEGRDDIEDEDACGCELTLEDGELFADGPSAFASGQLVHAAANQAALFTVKSVGDHNALVRYFVDFDQITNDGFSDCTASAILGDDPAPPIEASLKIIADYVTDFQVWFRNTYQATGTQWAAPLYYDLSALSAARMLPCDEAELFVSGAAGCLSAETQHLGCMITAETILGAEQVRSAVIRLGVRTEKTDQEVMKVPADQCGTYWSTLKGDANNFALFYNVAAPPLTGDGDCADVGAYKVRTVVTEVAMPNIAARMASFKDIVVNLD